TCTCAGTACCTATTGTTTTCGTTTTAAACATACGTTATCTTTGCGCCTGTTTTCTGTTCCGATATATCTTGCCGTTAACATTTCCCATAAAATTCATATATCTGTCAAAAAAGTCCGAAATCATACTGAAAATTGAGGCGATCCAAAAAACCGAAATACATATCGACTGCCTATATCGCCATATAAAACCTATTTTTCTCTTAAAAGAAAAAATTTCTGTACCGTTTATTTTCCGCAGTATATTTTATGATTAATGCCGTATGTAAAAAATCCCCTCATCTGAGGGGATTTTTTACATAGCTGAATTTATATAATACTTTTATTTATAACCGTATTATCAAGGAGCTTAATTATAACCGGTATCACAGCCTTGAACTGCGGGAGGATCATTCCTCCGGCTTTTTATCAATATTTATGCTGTATACATAATCGCAGCAGTCCGCAAGCTTTTGACTGCCTGCATTGCCTGTGATTATAATCTGCATATACGCGTTGCTTTTAAGCATTTCAACAAGCTCGTCTTCGTCAATAAGCCCGCTTTTAACGGCGTCTGTCACGCCGTCAAGTATAAGCATATCGCTTTCGCCTGTTTCAATTATCTTCCTGCTGAAGTTTAAGGCAAGCTTAACTTCGTTTTTAAGCTCGTTGCCGTCGGCATGGTCAAGGCTCTCCCTGTTTTTTTCAAACCTGAACGCCCTGAAATCGGGTTCCAGCTTTTTAAGCGGTATATATTCTTTGTTATGGTTATAATCGAGAAACTGTACCATAACAACGCTCAGTCCTTCGCCAATCGCCCGGACTCCCTGACCTATGGCAAGCGTAGTTTTGCCTTTGCCCTCGCCGTAATACATGTAAATATTTCCGTTATGCATAATAAACAGCACCTCCGGCATTTAAAGCCCGATAAAATAAATATACGAAACTATGGCGCAGGAAATAAGATATTATCAGCCTATCCTTTGTAATCACAATTCTGTCCGCCCCGTTACTATTTATTATAAACAGTCAATATGGAAAGACCCCTTTTCAACGCTGTTTATAACGTAATAAAACATACCTTCATCGCCGTTAAAATATATGTCAATTTTCTTGATGTCCTTCACTTTGCCGCCCGTTTCTTTCCAAAGGGCTTTTACTTTGTCAACAACTGTTTTTTCATCGGCTTTTGCGCCCCTGAATTCAACATAAAAATTTACAGCCATTTCACATCCCCCCTATTTATAAAAACACTATAAAGTGTACTAAATTAGGAAACAAATGTCAATACTCGTATTCATGCCCGTCTTTTTCAACAGCTTTGTCAATTCTGCTGACGGAAACTTCATACGCCGTCCTTTCTTCAAAGCCGTCGTCAATCTTTTTATTGTATACACGGCTTTGGATACGGCCCCAAATTCTCATATTTTCTCCTATTTCAATACCTCCAGTATATTTGGCGTTGCGGCCCCAAAATATACACGGTATATAATCCGATTTATTATAAGCCCTGTTAACGGCAAGAAGCACGTCCGTAATCTCGCGCCCAAACGGCGTTGTCCTGTAAACGGGTTTTTTGCATATATATCCGTTTAAGAATATTTCGTTTTCATCATTAAATTCCCCGGCTTCTATTTCTTTGGCAAACACAGTTAATATCAGCCTGCTGCGTTTGTTTTCGTAGCTGTTATAGCTTCTTATCTGCCCTTTGACGCGGACCTTTGTTCCCGTCGGGAAACCTCCTGCCGGTATAAGCCTTTCTGAAACGGTAACGGGCAGTATGTCTTCGCTGCCGCTGAGCCTTTTTGAAGCTAAAGCAAACGTGTAAAACCCCTCGCCGTAAACCTCGTGGCTAAACGATGTATCGGAAACTATTTCCCCCGTAATTAAAAGGCTGTTGTTTTCGGCCATTGTACTTTTAGGCATATTATAAAACTCCCCTCACAAGTATATATTTAAGCTTATAATATAGTTATTCAACCTATGGCCAAATATTACCGCAAGTTTATCAGACGTACGATTACACGCTTACTCCCGAAACCATTGCGGCCGTTATAGCCGCCATGGCCTCGGTTGCGCGGCGGCCGTCGACATTAACCGATATTTCGGCCGGCTCTATTTTTTCGCCCTTTATATTAAAAAGTTCTCTTTGAAGGCAGTAAAGTATTTTTTCTTCAAAGGGCACGTT
The DNA window shown above is from Anaerotignum faecicola and carries:
- a CDS encoding cob(I)yrinic acid a,c-diamide adenosyltransferase — its product is MHNGNIYMYYGEGKGKTTLAIGQGVRAIGEGLSVVMVQFLDYNHNKEYIPLKKLEPDFRAFRFEKNRESLDHADGNELKNEVKLALNFSRKIIETGESDMLILDGVTDAVKSGLIDEDELVEMLKSNAYMQIIITGNAGSQKLADCCDYVYSINIDKKPEE
- a CDS encoding DUF6465 family protein; the encoded protein is MAVNFYVEFRGAKADEKTVVDKVKALWKETGGKVKDIKKIDIYFNGDEGMFYYVINSVEKGSFHIDCL
- a CDS encoding single-stranded DNA-binding protein, whose translation is MPKSTMAENNSLLITGEIVSDTSFSHEVYGEGFYTFALASKRLSGSEDILPVTVSERLIPAGGFPTGTKVRVKGQIRSYNSYENKRSRLILTVFAKEIEAGEFNDENEIFLNGYICKKPVYRTTPFGREITDVLLAVNRAYNKSDYIPCIFWGRNAKYTGGIEIGENMRIWGRIQSRVYNKKIDDGFEERTAYEVSVSRIDKAVEKDGHEYEY